Proteins encoded together in one Mustelus asterias unplaced genomic scaffold, sMusAst1.hap1.1 HAP1_SCAFFOLD_122, whole genome shotgun sequence window:
- the LOC144484672 gene encoding uncharacterized protein LOC144484672, whose translation MEKPWKCGDCGKGFSFPSMLEIHRRSHTGERPFTCSVCGKGYTQIIDLQRHQRVHTGERPFTCSECGKGFTRLSSLQRHHRFHTGERPFICSVCGKGFTQLIDLQSHQRVHTGERPFTCSVCGKAFSVASGLRRHQLVHTGERPFTCSVCGKGFSQSSSALRTHQRVHTGERPFPCTVCGKGFTQSSRLQKHQRANIPSIEALVTLDQLRWAGHIVHKPHTRLLKQVLYSELRNGKLLEKSSDRLEKF comes from the exons atggagaaaccgtggaaatgtggggactgtgggaaaggattcagttttcCATCTATGCTGGagattcatcggcgcagtcacactggggagaggccgttcacctgctctgtgtgtgggaagggatacactcagaTAATTGATttacagagacaccagcgagttcacactggggagaggccatttacttgctctgagtgtgggaaaggattcactcggttgtccagtctgcagagacaccatcgatttcacactggggagagacctttcatctgctctgtgtgtgggaagggattcactcagttaattgATTTGCAgagccatcagcgagttcacactggggagaggccgttcacttgctctgtgtgtgggaaagcattcaGTGTGGCATcaggcctgcggagacaccagttagttcacactggggagaggccgttcacatgctctgtgtgtgggaaaggattcagtca ATCGTCATctgccctgcggacacaccagcgagttcacactggggagaggccattcccctgcaccgtgtgtgggaagggattcactcagtcatcccgactgcagaaacaccagcgc gccaatatccccagtATCGAGGCACTGGTCACACTTGACCAGCTGCGATGGGCGGGCCACATTGTCCACAAGCCCCACACAAGACTCCTGAAACAAGTGCTGTACTCCGAGCTCCGCAAtggcaagctgttggagaaaaGTTCTGATAGGTTGGAGAAATTTTAA